In Streptomyces chartreusis, the following proteins share a genomic window:
- a CDS encoding SAM-dependent methyltransferase — MTDEGISIDSTTPSIARVYDYLLGGKDNYAVDREIGDVFKRDLPGSVGIAFANRAALTRAVKEIVTTTDVRQFIDLGSGLPTADNVHQVAQRHAPESRVVYVDNDPQVLVYGRALLEQNDRTRVVAADVRNPEDVYQHPDTRELIDFDRPVAVMFSAILHHVNDDEDPARIVRYWRDRVPSGSYFFVSHFRSGNNSETREAEKVLQQTFGRGRWRSDEEIEHLLTGLEILDPGIVPAPLWRPEPVDSQWADAAGRELTVWEHLITAGLARKS, encoded by the coding sequence ATGACGGATGAGGGCATCTCGATCGACTCCACCACGCCCAGTATCGCGCGTGTCTACGACTATCTGCTGGGCGGGAAGGACAACTACGCCGTAGACCGGGAGATCGGCGATGTCTTCAAACGGGACCTTCCCGGCTCGGTGGGAATCGCCTTCGCCAACCGCGCTGCCCTGACGCGGGCGGTGAAGGAAATCGTTACGACGACCGACGTACGGCAGTTCATCGACCTGGGCAGTGGTCTGCCGACGGCCGACAACGTCCACCAGGTGGCACAGCGGCACGCTCCGGAGTCCCGCGTCGTGTACGTCGACAACGATCCCCAAGTCCTGGTCTACGGCCGCGCATTGCTGGAACAGAACGACCGGACCCGCGTCGTCGCCGCCGACGTCCGCAATCCCGAAGACGTCTATCAGCACCCGGACACCCGGGAACTGATCGACTTCGATCGCCCGGTGGCCGTCATGTTCAGCGCCATCCTTCACCACGTCAACGACGACGAGGACCCGGCACGGATCGTCCGCTACTGGCGCGACCGTGTGCCGTCCGGGAGTTACTTCTTCGTGAGTCACTTCCGCTCCGGCAACAACTCGGAGACGCGAGAAGCGGAGAAGGTTCTGCAACAGACCTTCGGCCGTGGTCGGTGGCGCAGCGACGAGGAGATCGAGCACCTGCTGACCGGCCTGGAGATCCTCGACCCCGGCATCGTTCCCGCGCCCCTGTGGCGCCCCGAGCCGGTCGACAGCCAGTGGGCCGACGCCGCCGGACGGGAACTCACCGTCTGGGAGCACCTCATCACGGCGGGGCTGGCACGCAAGTCTTGA
- a CDS encoding VOC family protein codes for MALRPVHVNIKALGASAVGRFWAEALGWSAYSAGVTTYVGPPGGLVWPDPVVVGIDVVPVPEAKTATKNRMHLDLATTSAAHQEELVARLLTLGATPADVGQGEVPWTVLADPEGNEFCVLEPREVYRDTGPIAAVVVDCADPRAMARFWGEATDWVLHEVTEDQAALRSAKGVGPYLEFIRTSGAKTAPDRVHLDLLPYPGDDKAAEVARLRALGATDLDLGQGDAPWTCLNDPEGHEFCVLAPS; via the coding sequence ACACGTGAACATCAAGGCACTCGGTGCCTCGGCGGTCGGTCGGTTCTGGGCGGAGGCGCTCGGCTGGAGTGCCTACAGCGCCGGCGTGACCACCTATGTCGGGCCTCCCGGTGGACTCGTCTGGCCGGACCCGGTCGTCGTCGGCATCGACGTCGTTCCCGTCCCGGAAGCCAAGACGGCGACGAAGAACCGTATGCATCTCGATCTCGCCACCACCTCCGCGGCCCATCAGGAGGAACTGGTCGCCCGCCTTCTGACTCTCGGTGCGACGCCCGCCGATGTGGGCCAGGGCGAGGTGCCGTGGACGGTCCTCGCCGACCCGGAGGGCAATGAGTTCTGTGTGCTGGAGCCTCGGGAGGTCTACCGGGACACCGGGCCGATCGCCGCGGTGGTGGTCGACTGTGCGGATCCGCGGGCCATGGCCCGGTTCTGGGGCGAGGCGACGGACTGGGTCCTGCACGAAGTGACCGAAGATCAGGCGGCGTTGCGCTCCGCCAAAGGTGTCGGCCCCTATCTGGAGTTCATCCGCACGTCCGGCGCGAAGACCGCGCCGGACCGAGTCCATCTCGACCTGCTGCCGTACCCCGGTGACGACAAGGCGGCGGAGGTGGCGCGGCTACGGGCCCTGGGCGCCACCGACCTCGACCTCGGCCAGGGCGACGCCCCGTGGACGTGCCTGAACGATCCCGAGGGCCACGAATTCTGCGTCCTAGCCCCCTCGTGA
- a CDS encoding WhiB family transcriptional regulator, protein MAGTDWSERGLCRTANPDDLFVEGAAQNRAKALCGGCGVRTECLAHALDERIEYGVWGGMTERERRALLRRRPTVTSWRRLLETARAAHERTAVTLKAS, encoded by the coding sequence ATGGCGGGCACCGACTGGAGTGAGCGTGGACTGTGCCGGACGGCCAACCCTGACGACCTGTTCGTCGAAGGGGCGGCACAGAACCGAGCCAAGGCACTTTGCGGCGGCTGCGGCGTACGAACCGAGTGTCTCGCCCACGCCTTGGACGAGCGCATCGAGTACGGCGTGTGGGGAGGCATGACCGAGCGGGAACGCCGGGCTCTGCTACGGCGCCGGCCGACCGTCACGTCTTGGCGACGCCTGCTGGAAACGGCCCGCGCCGCACACGAGCGCACCGCCGTCACTCTCAAGGCGAGTTGA